The genomic interval GTAATGTAaaatttttctagtagccacattaaaaaggtaaaaagtgACAGGTGAAATTAGTTTTGATAGAtagatagtgaagttgctcagtcgtgtcctactctttgcgaccccatgaacagtagccaaccaggctcctctgtccatgggattttccaggcaagaatactggagtgggttgccatttccttctctaggggatcttcccgacccagggatggaacccgggtcccctgtattgtaggcagacactttaccatctgagccaccagggaagtcatttaaCCCACATGTCCATAATGTTACCAGctcaacatgtaatcaatgtGTAATTACTtaagatttacattttctttttcctcctaagcCTTTGAAATCTGCTGTGTACCTTACACTTACAGATCTCAGTTCAAGTTCATAATAGCCATGTGTGGCTCACGGCCATCATATTGGATGGTAGATCTAGACTCTGATTTCCAGCAGTCTGGACACCTAGAGGTCTCTCAGAGGCAATACATCCAAAACAGAGAGTATTCAGAGGAGGTGCCATCTGAATGTGGCCTTAAAGTAGAGTATTCGTTTTTCAGGACCTAGGATCAGGTActccagagggagggagaggcatATGCAAAACACCGAGGCATGAGAAAGCAAGGCATGAAGGGAGCGAGCCGGTCGTTTTCTCTGAGACTGCCTTACGCAACTGCCTAGATTAAAAAACTGGCTTACCATGTGCAAGAtgtgtttgtttctttaggttttgttttgtttctaaaagatttatttattatttttggtgcaCTGAGTCCTCATTGCTCTCTCTGGTGAAGGCAAAGGTGTTCTCATTGTGGAGCAGACTCTAAGGCAcatgggctttggtagttgctgcgtgtgggctcagtagttgtagcccatgggcttagttgctctgcagcatgtgggatattcccaacccagggatcgaatccctgtcccctgcattgacaggtggattcctaaccactagaccaccagggaagccccaagatgtgTACTTGAGACAAGCCACTCAACTTCTCTAAACCTCTGGTTGCCCATCTGTCAAGGGTTAAAGAAGGTAAGAGGTAGAACTTGCttaccagtgcctggcacatagtaagtgctcgaTAAAtggttattattcttttttactttaagtttgtttgtttttggcccaCCACGtgacatgtgggaccttagttctctgaccaaggatggaacccacaccccctgccatggaagtgtggagtcttaaccactggaccaaggaAGCCAAAATGGTTATTATCTTTAATAGTAGTAATGTTatttgacttcccaggtggcacagtggtaaagaatctgcctgccaatgcaagaggctcaagagatgcagattcaatccctggatagggaagatccccaggagtaggaaatggcaacttgctccagtatttttgcctgaaaaattccatggacagaggagcctggcaggctgtggtccatggggtcgcaaagaatcggacatcactgagtgactgagaacacataTAATGCTATTATTGGTAATATTAGTGTTCAACATAGAGAATACTAGACCCGATATGAAACTGAGAGGCAGAAGGCATGAAAATCAAGGATCTTAAATGGTGACTTACTgagtttggactttatcctaGAAATGGAAGGGAGCCAGGAATGTTTGGACCAAAGGCAGACAGACATGGTCAAATTTTTGTGTTAGGTCACTCTGGCTGCAAGGAGACTGGGTAGGATCTGGGGAGACTATAACCAGAGTTGACCATGTGCGGTGGAGAACATACAAGTTTCTGACTTGGCTGGGATGGGGGAACATGGAATGAAGATCACATTTTCTGAGAGATGGTGAGCTTTAGAGCTGGAGATGCCTGTGGAACACCCTGGAGACTTCTCGGAGGTATTTGGAAAAAGAGATCTGGCTCTCAAGTGCAGGTTTTGGGAATTAATCCATCAGGCTTATCTGAAGCTGGTAAGAAAACCCAGGAGTGACTGAGGTGGGTTATGAAAAAGGCCAGGGATAGAACACAGGGATCATCTGTATTTATGAGGCAGATGAATGAAGAAGAATGTGGGAAGGAGCTGTGTAGAGGGAAAGGCTACAGAGCAAAGAGGGAAACCAGGAGAGAGACATGTCACGGAAGCCAACGAGGAGGTCCTTTCTGGAAGCAGAGTGGTGAGGAGAAAGTCAGCACACTCACGTGAGATCATGTCTGAAGGGACCACTGGGAAATCCAGAGGCTGGAGCCCTTGGACAAGGGAACTGGTGTCTGTGACGGGGGAAGCAGAAGCCGGGCTGGGAGGGAGGACAGGGAAGGGGAAAAGGGCCTGAGActgtgggatggcatcaccaagtcaacggacatgagtatgagtcaactccgggatatggtgaaggccagggaagcctggtggctgcagtctgtggggttgcaaagagtcggacacgatttagcaactaagctGAAACTGAATGGGTCCTTTCTAGAGCCTGACTCACATGGGAGGAGGCATCCAGGAGTCCACAGCTGGTCAGGGAGGCCGGGATGAGGTGGAAGCTCTACTTTAAAGAAGGAAGAGACCCAAGTCTGTGGGAGCCAGTCAAGGGGAGGGTAGAAGACACAGACAAGTGGGGAAGGCAGTACAGACGCAAGTGGGAGGGGTGTTAGTGGCCAGGGGGAGGTTGAGTAAGGGCCTTCATTTAGGTCTCTAACCTCCCTGTGAACGGGCTCAGTGGGGAGAGTCATCTGATGAGATCTGGTTGTTAGGGATGGGTGAGAAGTTAAGAGGTGACGCCTGAGGGTGGGCTTCCAGGGCTGATGCGTGTGGAGATGATGAGGGTTGGTGGTGCGTCCTGGCAGAGTCCAGAAGGAAGTTTGCAGAGTCCCTGAAGAAATTTCCTTTGGACTATGCTGACGAGTGAGAAGCTCTGAGGGGTCCAATCCACACCAGCCCTGTCCTTCTGGAAGCCCTTCGGGTGGACTTGGAGTCTAGGCACCTGGCTAGGTCCATGGGAGCCTGACTCTCCCTCCTCACCCGACTCCTTCTTTAGCACGCACCCAGCTTCCACTGGTCAGTTGTGACAGGCCTTGGCAGGGGCAACGGGATGAGGTCACGAGGAGGCATGTCTCTGGAGGAGGAGGGTACAGCAGAAGGGGGTACCCAAGGGCAATGCAGGGAGACCTAGCGTGTGGAGGCACGGAGCCCCAGCTGAGCTCCAAGCCCTCCTCTGAGGCTGGGCTGTCTGGGTGGGCAGTCCCCTCAGAGGCCCTCTCCTACAGGTGTTCGGTCTCGGCGCCGTGGCCCACATGGTTCTAGGAGGTAAAATGGGGAGCTACCTCGCTGTCAATTTGGGTTTTGGCTTCGGAGTCACCATAGGTGTGCACATGGCGGGGAACATCTCTGGTGAGTAGGCCGGGCCCCAGCCGACAAGCCCGGCCGGGTGTCCCCCATGGTCTCCTCCAGCCCCCTTCCAGCCAGCCCCTTCTCCAAGTCAGCTGGTGTCTTGCCCTCACGGGCCACTTTCCTCTGCTCAGACACTTCACGAGCCCCCTTGACCCACCGTTTTTACAAGCTGGGTTCTCTCAGGCAAGCGACTGAACTCTCCACCCATTGCTTTGCTTCATGGGGAGATGGAGACAGTGGTTTCTGCCTCGCAGGGTCCCTGTGAGGACTGCCCCTTCACAGATGCTCGCTATTATCGTCGCTGCTGTCATTGCTCTTGGTATTACTGATTGTTTCTTTGCCGACACCCTTGACCCTCCCTGCAGGGGCCCATATGAATGCGGCCTTGACCTTCACCAGCTGTGCGCTAGGCCGCATGTCCTGGAAGAAGTTTCCCGTGTACGTTCTGGGTCAGTTCCTGGGCTCCTTCGTGGCGGCGGCCACCATCTACGGCCTCTTCTACAGTGAGTGTCCTGCCCCTGGCGGCCCACCTCCAGCCTCCGCCTCCTCCCCTGAAATGTGGGCAGATCTGAGTGTGTCCTCGCCTGTGAACACGCTGAGATAGAAGAGTCTTGGAGGCGCTCCCTGCCCTCCATCCTACCGCCTCATCTCTGGGATAGTGGTGGGGTTCAGTCAGGGGGCAGGTTCACACTCAGTCTGTATTCCCACAGACGCTATTATCGACTTCTCGGGGGGAAAGCTGATGACGACCGGCCCCACAGCCACTGCTAACATTTTTGCCACCTACCTTCCTGACCACATGACACTGTGGAGGGGCTTCCTGGATGAGGTCAGTGGTCCAGGCACGGGTGGCCCTCCTCAGGCCCTCCCCCACTCAAAAAGGGGCCAGCAGGCAGCCCCCTGTGGTGGAGTGGACAAGAACCCTGGATGGGACAGTACAGAGTCATGGCTCTGCCAcgggtaggggtggggggtgctACTGAGGCCCTTGGGCTCGACCGGGGGCCCCAGGTGCTGCCACGGTGTCTCTCCCCAGGTGGTGGTGACTGGGAtgcttcagctgtgtctcttAGCCATCGCAGACAAGGGGAACAACCCAACGCTGTTGGGGACGCAGGCCATTGTGACTGGCATCCTTGTTGTCATCATCGGAATATCCCTGGGCATGAACTCAGGATATGCCATCAACCCATCCCGGGACCTGCCTCCCCGCTTCTTCACCTTCCTCGCTGGCTGGGGCTCACAAGTCTTCAGGTACTGCGTGGTCCAGCCCACTCCTGGGAGTTTCCTGTGGGTTCCCTGCATGTGGAGGGTGGAAAAGCTGCGGGAGCACCCCGCAGATCCGCCCCCTCCACTGCCCTGCCACCCCTTGCAGCGGCCTGGGAGGCAGGAATGGGTCCTGACCTTTCTCCAGACCCTGCTCCTAGACTGAATGTCAGCCCTGCCCCAGACCCGCTGCTGTCCCTGAATCAGGCTGAAGCTGATCAGTGTCCCAGGCTCAGGGCCAGCTCCCGGGCTAGGATGGGGGTTCCCCCTCTACTCTCCAATCCCTGCCACCCCTCCTCCCATCTTGGCCTGGGGTAGACACAGGTGCCATGCTGGGTGCTGGCCCCCTAAGCAGGTCTCTGCCTTTTGCCTGCAGAACCAAGGACTGGTGGTGGGTGCCGGTGGTGGCACCACCCCTGGGTGCCTACTGTGGTGCCATCATCTACTTGTTCTTCATTGGCTCCAACAAACGACAGGAGCCCCAggtcctggagaatcccttggcgTTTGAAGACCACAAAATATCTGTGTTGCCCAAGACCACGTCTCACCAGCATGGGGTCGCTTCCCTCACCCCTGTTTCCGTGTACCCCGAAGATAGACCCTCAGCCTTGTACAACCCTTAAGTGACTCCATCTGCCTAGAGCCCCTCTaagactatttgtgaccctacaTCCACCCCAATAAAGAAAGCCTTGTCCCACAGTGGCAACCCCGCTTCTTGGGGGCCTCCTGTGGTGGGGCTTACCTCCTGGGTTCTCTCAGAAGCTCCCAGGTTATGCTGTAGCCCAAGGCTGGGCAGGAGCTGCGGGGCCTCCAACTCCTGCTGGCCCTGGGAGCTGGGTGGCCCCCAGGGGAGCAAGTGGAAGGGCCGATCAGTGGCCTCATTAAGACAGGACTAGATTAGAAGAGCCCGGACATGGAAGGGTGGGCTGCCAGgcacagggcagggaggggatggCATGGGGGAGGGATTCCAGCTGGCAGGTGGGGGGTCAGCCCTGGAGGAATCTTGAGCTGCCTTGGGAGAAGATTCTGGACTCTCCTTCAATCCTGGCCAGTCCTTGGACCAGGCAAGGCAAGGCCCCAGTGTGTGGATCAGAGTTTCtcaacatttttgttttccttagtcTCCCCTCCTCAGGAGCCTTTTAGGCACTTTTTTCCCTTAATTGCATGATATTTTAATACCACAGATATACCGTATATCTGTTTGTGTACTGTACATATATCTTTGCTTTATACaaaaaaagtaagatttttaaaaatctctccctTTCAAGGATCCAATTTTTTCACCCATGGGAGCATAATCACCCCATCCTGGAAAATGCCTGAAGTAGAATGAGAGGAGGTAAGAGGCAGGCTCTGCCTTCTTCGTGGGGGCAGAGCTCTCCCACCGTGGGGAATTCCagagttggaaaggaagaagcagagaggaaaatcCTGTCAAAAGGCAGGGGGCAGGAAATGGTCTCATGAGGTTTTGGGGAACAGGTGCAGAGCCGGGGCAGCCAGGGTCCACCGATCCCAGGCTGGGAGGATCATCCTGCTTCTGGGACTCAGAAGGCAGCATCACCCATGGCTTCTGTCCCTGCTTCTGCTTTTAGCCTTTCAGCAGCCATTGAGCACCTCCGTGTACAGGCTCTGCGGGTAAGGTTGGGTCTCTGTCTTCAAGGAGCACAGTCCCTACTCAGGACAGGTGATCACAAGAAAAGAGCTGAGGAGTGAAGAAGGAGCTGCGTGTGGGGCTCAGAGGGGGCTCACAGCTCAGTCTTGAGCTGAGGCCACAGATGGCTTCCTAGAGGATGAGACAGAGCAAAGGGTGGTGGGGTGGTCCTTTCTGGGGCTGGATGCCGAACTTCATGGTTTGAGGagacagggcagggtggggggtgggtagagGACGCTGGTTTTCCTTCTGGAGGTGGGGACCTGGTGAGATGAGGTTTAGAAAGCCCACCTGAGCTGCAGTTTGCAGGATGCTGGAAAAGGGGGAGACTGGGGCCTGTAAGGAAGTGTGGGGCAAGGCTGTTCCAGGTGGGGCAGCAGGACAGCTCACAGGTCAGTGCTGGAGGGTGGACAGAAGAGAAAGGATTCGCCTGACACCAAGGAGGTAAAAGCCTCAGGCTAGGCTCAGACTGGAGGGAGGAGTGGGTGAGGATGGGCCAGGGGCCAAGGCTGCCTTCCAGTTGCTGGCTTGGGCCTGGGGTATTGGAGATGTCCCCACTGAACATGAAGAATGGGAAAGGCACTGGTTTGAAGAGGAAGATGATAATTTATACTGAAGACACATCGACTTTGAGTTGCCTATGGGACTTGGGCAATAGGTGTGTAGAGTCCTGGGCAAGTTACTCTGACTTGCtgggcctcggttttctcatttgtaaagtatCAAAATACCTACCTTTTGTGTTGATGTGATTAGATGAAACAAAACATGTACAATGCTGAGGATGGTGCTTGGCACAgagtcagtgctcaataaatgattatGCCTTTCGTGTGGTCTAGAGCTCAGAAGAGTTGAAATAGAGACTGGGGAAACTGCAGTTGTATGGACAGAGCTGGGgcagaggaagagggaaggaagggccAGCGAGCAGGGTCCTGATGAGGTGGAATGGGCCTCTCAAGAGGTTTGGCTGACGAGGGGCACAAGGTCAGGGGACACTGGAAACACCCCAGATGTCCCTCAACAGGGGACATACTTACATTGCAGTCCAGTCACATAGGGCAGAATACAATACATCAGTGAAAAGTGAGGTACAAGAGCTACCTGTAATGACACGGAGAAAGTGTGCAGGCATAAAGAGTGATGTCGTACATTATAccattaaaaacaagcaaacagcaaTATATTCTTTGGGTGTACATATGTGATAAAactcccaggtttgatccctgggttgggaagatccaccggagaagggaatggcaacctactccagtgttcttgcctggagaatcccatgaacagaggagcctggtgggctacagttaat from Bos mutus isolate GX-2022 chromosome 8, NWIPB_WYAK_1.1, whole genome shotgun sequence carries:
- the AQP7 gene encoding aquaporin-7 isoform X1, with protein sequence MTQSDRKRRSTRVSKVVSTPTATKMQVIWQNENVREFLAEFISTYVMMVFGLGAVAHMVLGGKMGSYLAVNLGFGFGVTIGVHMAGNISGAHMNAALTFTSCALGRMSWKKFPVYVLGQFLGSFVAAATIYGLFYNAIIDFSGGKLMTTGPTATANIFATYLPDHMTLWRGFLDEVVVTGMLQLCLLAIADKGNNPTLLGTQAIVTGILVVIIGISLGMNSGYAINPSRDLPPRFFTFLAGWGSQVFRTKDWWWVPVVAPPLGAYCGAIIYLFFIGSNKRQEPQVLENPLAFEDHKISVLPKTTSHQHGVASLTPVSVYPEDRPSALYNP
- the AQP7 gene encoding aquaporin-7 isoform X2, producing the protein MQVIWQNENVREFLAEFISTYVMMVFGLGAVAHMVLGGKMGSYLAVNLGFGFGVTIGVHMAGNISGAHMNAALTFTSCALGRMSWKKFPVYVLGQFLGSFVAAATIYGLFYNAIIDFSGGKLMTTGPTATANIFATYLPDHMTLWRGFLDEVVVTGMLQLCLLAIADKGNNPTLLGTQAIVTGILVVIIGISLGMNSGYAINPSRDLPPRFFTFLAGWGSQVFRTKDWWWVPVVAPPLGAYCGAIIYLFFIGSNKRQEPQVLENPLAFEDHKISVLPKTTSHQHGVASLTPVSVYPEDRPSALYNP
- the AQP7 gene encoding aquaporin-7 isoform X3, with the translated sequence MAERECSRVPGGVHQHVFGLGAVAHMVLGGKMGSYLAVNLGFGFGVTIGVHMAGNISGAHMNAALTFTSCALGRMSWKKFPVYVLGQFLGSFVAAATIYGLFYNAIIDFSGGKLMTTGPTATANIFATYLPDHMTLWRGFLDEVVVTGMLQLCLLAIADKGNNPTLLGTQAIVTGILVVIIGISLGMNSGYAINPSRDLPPRFFTFLAGWGSQVFRTKDWWWVPVVAPPLGAYCGAIIYLFFIGSNKRQEPQVLENPLAFEDHKISVLPKTTSHQHGVASLTPVSVYPEDRPSALYNP